Part of the Spirochaetota bacterium genome is shown below.
AGCGCGAAAACGGATACGAGAATAACGGTGAAAACCTTCTTCATTTTTTTAACTCCTTTGAGTTACGTTAAAGTGATTTTTCGCATGCATGTCTCCGCGAAAACAGCGGGAATTCACTCATGCGGATTTGCGCGGATGATTAGCCCCGGGTGCTTTGTTTGTCAATCAAAAATTGCAAATAATTCATTTTTCATTGAAGGTATCCGGATCGCGGTACGATAACATTATGTCCCGCTCACCGTGCGCCTTGCAGCGCGAACAGGATATTCTCGCCGCGCGCCTTGGAATGGTTCAGGTTGCGGAGTGCCGCGCCGAAGGTATCGCCCCCCGGACCCTCCGTTCCCGCCGCGGCGATGCCGACGAGCGGCGTGATATCAACCGCTTCCCGCTTCCCGATTTTGACCCTGGTGCCCCTGAGCGCCGCGATCACGCGCTGTGCCGCCTCGAGCACTCCGGCCTCGCCCGTGCCCGGCAGGAGGATGGCCATGTGGTCGTCGAAGCGGCTCATGGTCGCGGCGCGGCCCAGCACCCCGGCCGTCTTGTAGGCGGCGGTCTTGAAGACGCGAAGCGCCGCCGTATCGTCCGCCGGGGACCCCGCGCCGAACGGCGCCAGGAGCAGCACCGCGAATTCGGTACCGGTTCCTTCATGGGCGCGGCAGTATTCGTCGTACTTGAGCTGAAAGTAGGGTTTGCTGAACAGGCCGGTCTGCGCGTCCACAACCACGTCCGAAAGCACCAGGAAATCGCTCACCGCCTTGGACAGCGCCCCCGCCTGGGCGCAGATGTCCCGGACCTCCGGCCCGCGGAACTCGGTGTCGCGAAAGAGGACGATGGTCCCCAGGAGCGAGCCCCTGTAGGAGAGCGGTATGATAATCCTGCGGCTCCGGTCGAGCATGAGTATTGACGATTTTCGCAGCTCTTCCCCCATTTCGCCGGAGAGATCGATACGCTCGAAATCGGCGGAGTCGATCTTGAGAAAGGTGGAGCCGGAAAGCTCGTATATCTTCTCGAGCTCGCCCGATGCGGCGTTCATCACGTAGAGGGCGATGGAGCCCGGACCGTACCCGGCCGATACGCGGCTGAACACCTCGAACACGAAGTCGTGGAGCGCCTGCGCGGCGTCGGCCTCGACGCGCGCCGCGGGGGTTTCCCTGGTTTCCTCGGTGGGCCGTTCCTTTTTCATAAGGTGAATCACGCGGTACGGCGCTTCGTCGCGGACGCGCCCGGTTTTTTTCAGGTAAATGTATAACGCCGCGGTGAGCATCAGCGCGAGCACGGCCATGAGGGCGAGTTCGAGGAGGAGCTTGACCAGGAGCTCGGTGCTCAGGCGGTAGGGGTAGGCGAGGAGCAGCACGGTGTCCTGGGCGCCCACGGCGAATACGTAGTATTTGAGCTGGCTGTAATATCGGACCGCGAACGCCGCCTGCTTTCCTGCCGGGAACTCGTCCCGGGTGAATCCCTGGATGAGGCCCTCGAAGCCCTCGCTGTCGATGAAGGCTTCGTTCCGTCCGCTCACGAGGAGCCTGTGTGCGCGGTCTTTCACCGCGAGCACGGCGATGTTGTCGTATTTTTTCCCCGCGTACTCGAAGAACCTGGTCAGGTCCTTGCCCTCGACGGGACCGTCGCCCCCGTAGGCGCGCAGGACCGTTGCGATTGCCGCGCACTCGGCCGTCAGCTCGTCCGTGTATTCCCTCTCGATCATGCCGAAGCGTATCGAGACATAGAAAAAAAGAAGGACGAACGTGATGATGACGCCGGAGAGGATTATCTTGTTCTTCGTGTTCATAGCGGGTTCCCGGGATTGCGCGATATTTTCGGCATGAGCCTTCCTCCCTTATATATTCGGACCGGCGGGAAATTATATGGATAGAAAAATCGGGGGGTCCGATGCGCGGATTCGCCGTAAATTCGCCCCCCCCCCTGGAAACGGGCTCGTGTTCCGCGACCGTGCGAATCGGCCCCCTATCCCGACGTAGTACCGGGATCGATGGCGTACGCGGGAACCGCGGGTGGACGCGGCGGGATTTTTCGTGACACCTGGTACACCCTGAGCTATGGTTACAATACTACGGGAGCCGGTGGCGTGGCCGTCGTAGAGACGTCCCGCCGGGACGTCTCTACGACGGCCACGACGACGTTAGAATTTTAATTTGACAAAAAAACTTGCGAACGGATTAGATGCTCCATTCAGTAGTATGCGCGGAGGACGAAAATGGGAATGCCCGGAATATGGGAACTGGTGATAATCTTTCTTATCGTGCTGATTGTGTTCGGCGCGGGAAAGATCCCCAAGCTCGCGAAGGACGTGGGGTCGGGAATCAAGGAGTTTAAAAAAGCGATCAACGGCGAAGACGACAAAAACGACAAGAAACCGTCATAGGAATGCAGGATCACGGAAGGTTTTTCAGCGAAGCCGAGGCAAGGGCGCGGGAGGAACAGGTCCTCCCGGCCGATTCATACGAGTTTTACCAATCCCTCTTCAACTACCAGACGGCACGATGCGCAGAATATGCCGCGCTCGTTCCCGGCATGGAATTGACGCTGCCGGGGGAGCCCCCGTTCCTGGTCCCGGGCTCGATCGCGCTCACCGCGCCCGCGAGACTCGCGCTGGCATCGGGGCTGGGGGAACTGCTCGACCTGGTGGGCGGCTTCAATACCGGGATGAATTTCGACGTGCTCCGGGACGCAGATGCGGGGGAACTCGCCGGGACGGTGATCGACGACCTGCTCGCCAGGGACCTGGACGGCCTTACGCAGCGCGCATCGGCGCTCAGGATCGGGTTCGAGGAACTGGTGTTCGTCGTGACCAACTGGATCAAGCCATTCATGGCCTCCCTCGCGGAGCCGCTCCGGGAGCGTTTTAATAACGACGAATGGCTCCGCGCCGAGTGTCCCGTGTGCGGGTACTACCCGGATATCGCGCGCATCGCGGGCGCCGACGACGGTCGCCGCTTCCTTCACTGCGCGTTGTGCGAGACCGAATGGGTGTATACGCGCCTGCACTGCGCCGTGTGCGGGAATTCCGATACCGAATCGATGGGATACTTCACCATCGAGGGCGACGCCCGCCACCGCATCGATTACTGCGACGCGTGCAAAGGCTATCTCAAGACCGTGATCATCAACAAGTTCCAGGAGCCCGAATCCGTGGACCTCTCCGTTGAAAACGTGCTCACCGCCGGCCTGGACGCGGCCGCCATGGAAAAGGGGTACTCGAGGCCCTGAGGGAATCCGTCATGATAGTGCTCTCCGGCGCCGAAGGCGCGCTCGCCCGCATTGTGCTCCCCATGCTTCGCAACACGCTGCAGGTGTGCGCGTTCGACGACGCCGAGGGAAGCCCGGGCGACGCGGATTTCCTGTCCCGGCTTTTCGATCGGATGAAGCCGCACACCTACCTTCATCTTTCCCGCATGGACGATATCGAGCATTGCGAATACGCGCGCGAGGACGCCTACCGGGTGAACGGCTTCATCCCGGGCGAGGCGGCGAAGCTCTGCGCCGCGCGGGGGGTGCGCTTCGTCTTCCTGAGCAGCGCATACGTCTTCGACGGCCGCAAGGCGCGCCCCTATACCGAGGACGATCCGGCCGATCCCGCCACGGTGTTCGGCGACTCGCTCCTGCTGGGGGAGCGCCTGGTCCGCGAGAGCGGGTGCGACAGCCTGATCGCCCGCCTGCCGGATATTTACGGGGCAGGCGCCGGCTGGATGGATGCGGCGATGGGGACGCTTGCGGGCGGGGAAACGGCGCACGTCATCCGCGAGCGATGCATTTCGCCCCTGAGCGCCGCCGACGTCGCCCGGATTACGGGCACGCTCCTCTCCGGAAAGCACACGGGCCTCTACCATTGCGCGAGCACCGGTTCGATGTCCGCCGCCGATTTCCTTCGGGGTTTTGCGCGAATACTCGGCTTCGTGCGGGGTCATGACGGCGTTCCCGGGGTGAGGGAGCTTTCTTACGAGGAATTCGTGAGTCCCGTGGAGTGGCCCGCGAATACGATGCTGGACGCCGGCAGGCTGTGCGCTGACACCGGCATAGAATGCCCCGGCTGGGAGCGCTCGCTGGAGGAATTCGTGAGAGCGCGCTTTTCCCCCTAAATATGGTTTACTTTTTACGCGTTTAAAGTATCTTTATCGCTACCGGCGCGCATCGCGCCGTGACTGCACACTTGCGGGAACCGGTATAATGCCATGAAAAAATTACTTATAATCGCCTGCCTCACGATCATCCTGTCCGCGCCCGCCGCAATTGCGCAGCAGCAGACCGTGACGGCCGGCATCCTTCCATTCGCCGCCCAGGGACAGGGCGATGGGGAAGCGGTCATCGGGGGGCTCACCTCCTCGCTCTCCGGCTATCGATTCATACGGCTCGTCGAGCGCGCGAAGATGAAGGAATACGAGCAGGAGCTCGCCCTGGGCATGGGGGGCTTCGTCGACGAGGCGAGCGCGGTGAAGGTAGGAAAGATGCACGGCATCGAGATCATGATACACGGCTCCGTGATGAACGGCTCCATTTCGGCGCGCGCCGTGCATGCCGAGACCCAGAGGCTCATCGCGGCCGCGACGGTGGACGGCATGGGTCAGATAGACGTACTGGCCAAAAAGCTCGCCGCGGGTATCGAGGTCTTCCTGGCGCGGGACAACCTCAAGAAGATGAGGAACGACAGCCCCGACATCACGCTCGATATATGGATCGAGCGCAAGGGGGCTGCCGGAAAAATAACGCCCGGCGCCGCGGGCGCGGGCCGCGTGGGCGAGGGCATCGTGTTCCACTTCAAGGCGAACCGGGACGGCTACGTGACTATCGTCGACATCCAGCCGGGGGGCGACGTGGTGGTGCTCTTCCCCAACGATTACGCGAAATCCAACGCGGTGAAAGCCGGACGGGAATACACGATCCCCGGCGAGGACGACGCGTTCGAGTTCCAGTTCGAGAAGCCCGCGGGACGCGACACCGTGGCGGCCTTTTTCACCGAGAAAAAGGTGGACTGGCTGGACCCCGCAAAGCTTGCAGGAGAAGGATTCAAGACCGTTAAGGAAAACGAGAAGCTCGAAATGACCCGGGGGATAAGCCTGAAGGCGACCGGGCTCAAGAAGAACCAGTGGGAAAGCACGGTGCTCGAGGTGGAGGTTTCCGAATAGCCCTCGCGCCCGCATCGCGCCGCTCTTCCGTTATGGACACACCCGGAATTAAAAACCTGACGCTGCCGGAGGCCGAGGAGGTCTTCCGCGGCCTGGGGGAGAAACCCTACCGCGCCCGGCAGCTCTTCAACTGGCTGTACGAGAAGAACGTGGATTCGTTCGAATCCATGACGAATTTCTCCAAGGGCCTCAGGGCGGAACTGGCCGCGCGTTACGCGGTATCCGTGATCGAGGTCGCCGACCGCCAGTTGTCCGCGCTGGACGGCACCGAGAAGTTCCTTTTCCGCACCCGGGACGGTCACTTTATCGAATCGGTGCTCATCCGCAGCGACGGTACCGACGACGGGAGGCTCACCGTGTGCGTGTCGTCGCAGGTGGGGTGTCCCATGGGCTGCCTGTTCTGCCAGACCGCCCGGATCGGCTTCAAGAGGAACCTCGAGGCCGCGGAGATACTGGACCAGGTGTGCCACGTGCGCAGGGTTTCCGGCGTCCGCAACAACAACATCGTCTTCATGGGGATGGGGGAGCCGTTCCTCAACTACGAGAGCGTGATGCGCGCGGCCGATATCATGAATTACGATTTCGGGTTCCACATTTCCGTGCGGCGCATCACCATCTCCACCTGCGGGATCGCCGACGCGCTCGAACGCTATATCGACGAAGGGCGGCCGTACAACCTCGCCATTTCGCTCAACGATACGGATCCTGAGAAAAGACGCGCGAACATGCCGGTGGAAAACAAGTACCCCATCCGCGACATCGCCGCGATGCTGGTGGATAAATTTCCAGCCTCGCGGAACAGGGTGACGATCGAATACATAATGCGCGCCGATAATATCGGTCCGGGGGACGCGCGGCGGCTCAGGGAACTGTTCCGCCACGGGCGCATCAAGCTCAACCTCATCCCGCTCAACACGGGCGGGCACGGGATGGAGGCCCCGTCCGCGGAAGCAATGGAAAAATTTATCCGGGAACTCGAGATCATGAACGTGCCGGTTTCGGTGCGGAAGAGCTCGGGGAAAGACATAGACGGGGCGTGCGGCCAGCTTTCCGGCAGGCGCTACCGGGACTGCATTTGATGGAACGCGGAGAAAT
Proteins encoded:
- a CDS encoding twin-arginine translocase TatA/TatE family subunit, coding for MGMPGIWELVIIFLIVLIVFGAGKIPKLAKDVGSGIKEFKKAINGEDDKNDKKPS
- the fdhE gene encoding formate dehydrogenase accessory protein FdhE — its product is MQDHGRFFSEAEARAREEQVLPADSYEFYQSLFNYQTARCAEYAALVPGMELTLPGEPPFLVPGSIALTAPARLALASGLGELLDLVGGFNTGMNFDVLRDADAGELAGTVIDDLLARDLDGLTQRASALRIGFEELVFVVTNWIKPFMASLAEPLRERFNNDEWLRAECPVCGYYPDIARIAGADDGRRFLHCALCETEWVYTRLHCAVCGNSDTESMGYFTIEGDARHRIDYCDACKGYLKTVIINKFQEPESVDLSVENVLTAGLDAAAMEKGYSRP
- a CDS encoding NAD-dependent epimerase/dehydratase family protein, with translation MIVLSGAEGALARIVLPMLRNTLQVCAFDDAEGSPGDADFLSRLFDRMKPHTYLHLSRMDDIEHCEYAREDAYRVNGFIPGEAAKLCAARGVRFVFLSSAYVFDGRKARPYTEDDPADPATVFGDSLLLGERLVRESGCDSLIARLPDIYGAGAGWMDAAMGTLAGGETAHVIRERCISPLSAADVARITGTLLSGKHTGLYHCASTGSMSAADFLRGFARILGFVRGHDGVPGVRELSYEEFVSPVEWPANTMLDAGRLCADTGIECPGWERSLEEFVRARFSP
- a CDS encoding DUF4384 domain-containing protein, encoding MKKLLIIACLTIILSAPAAIAQQQTVTAGILPFAAQGQGDGEAVIGGLTSSLSGYRFIRLVERAKMKEYEQELALGMGGFVDEASAVKVGKMHGIEIMIHGSVMNGSISARAVHAETQRLIAAATVDGMGQIDVLAKKLAAGIEVFLARDNLKKMRNDSPDITLDIWIERKGAAGKITPGAAGAGRVGEGIVFHFKANRDGYVTIVDIQPGGDVVVLFPNDYAKSNAVKAGREYTIPGEDDAFEFQFEKPAGRDTVAAFFTEKKVDWLDPAKLAGEGFKTVKENEKLEMTRGISLKATGLKKNQWESTVLEVEVSE
- the rlmN gene encoding 23S rRNA (adenine(2503)-C(2))-methyltransferase RlmN, which produces MDTPGIKNLTLPEAEEVFRGLGEKPYRARQLFNWLYEKNVDSFESMTNFSKGLRAELAARYAVSVIEVADRQLSALDGTEKFLFRTRDGHFIESVLIRSDGTDDGRLTVCVSSQVGCPMGCLFCQTARIGFKRNLEAAEILDQVCHVRRVSGVRNNNIVFMGMGEPFLNYESVMRAADIMNYDFGFHISVRRITISTCGIADALERYIDEGRPYNLAISLNDTDPEKRRANMPVENKYPIRDIAAMLVDKFPASRNRVTIEYIMRADNIGPGDARRLRELFRHGRIKLNLIPLNTGGHGMEAPSAEAMEKFIRELEIMNVPVSVRKSSGKDIDGACGQLSGRRYRDCI